TATTACCGGCCGGACTATGAGAATAATACGGCCCGGCCGCAAATGCAATTCAGACTGCCGCAACTGACGCCGGTTGTTAAGTGGCTTTTGATATTGAATGTCAGTATATATCTGCTGAGCATTATCATAAAACCTTTGGGCTGGTTCATTTACGACTGGCTCAGCGTCGATGCGACAAGTACTTTCCGCTCGCTGCAGCTTTGGCGGCTGGTAGGTTATCAGTTTCTGCACGACCTGACGAATCCCTGGCATTTAATTTGGAATATGGTAGGCCTGTATTTTTTAGGTCCAACCCTTGAACGGTTCTGGCAGAGTAAAAAATTCCTTACTTTCTATCTGCTCTGCGGTATAGCAGGCGGCGTGTTTTACCTGATGCTGGCAAATTTCGGCGCAGTTCGGGCCGGTTTTCTGATAGGCGCTTCCGGTTCGATACTCGGAATGCTTGCCGCCTGCGCGATACTCTTTCCGCAGTTTGTAGTGTTTCTGCTTTTCTTTCCTGTGCCGATTCGCATAGCTGCGGTGATTCTGACGTTCTTCTACATCGCAAATATATTTATCGGCTCATCAAATGCCGGAGGCGATGTAGCTCATCTTGCAGGTATGGCCGCCGGGGCAGGATATGTATATCTCTGGCCGAAATTCAAAAACAAATATAAACCTGCATCGCCATCCAACGACTGGGAAAAAAAATTCAGGGCTTACAGCGAACTCCAGAGAGAGGTCGACCGAATTCTGGTTAAGGTCAACGAACAGGGCATTACAAGCCTGACGAAGAAAGAAAAAAAGACGCTCGAAGAAGCGACAAAACTGGAACAGATGAAGAGCAAGTTATAAAAATTCTGCCTAATTTTCTCATTTTCAACACATATTTCGGTATTCTTTTAATTGCAGACCTGTCTGTCCATTAATGGCAGGTTAAAAAGCAGACAAGCCTTAAATTTCAAACACTCAAATTTTTCAATATAAAATGGACGATAAAGACATTTTTGGTTGAGTTAAAAAAAGGTAAGGATATAATTTAATCCACAGTCAAAAAATTGCTGCTGCCGGCTGTGCAGAACGGTTGCCGCAGCAATGTTCGTTCCTGCCATTACTGAGTAGAAGTTTTTTAATGGCAGGACTATGTTGGAAATAATAACACAAAGATAAAAGGAGTTATTATGAAACAAATCGTATTTGTATTGTGCATATCTATTATTACAACCGGTTGTTTTGCTGTTGTCGAACCAAACCAAAATAAAATTGCTAAAGCTGAATCCCCAAAAGAAGCTATCAATTGGGAAAAGGCTTATAAAAAAGAGGCCTACGCCAATCAAATTCTTCAAGCATATAAACTTTTCAACGACCTTGCCATTGATAAGACAAGGGAGACACTTCTCTCGTGTTCGGAAGAGTTGAGAGGCTGGGAATGGTATTACTTGTGGAATGTATCGACTAATGCCGGTTTTTGGCACAAAGAATCTAACGAAGAAGGCACAAGTATAAACATCACACCAAGAGTTTCTCCAAATTCATCTTGGGGACTTCTTGAAGAACAATCGTATTTAGGCGGCGCATTAAAAATTTTGCCCGGCCGAAAGTTTCCTGTGGAGTGCGTTCATTTCAGCAAAGACGGGAAATTATTATATTCTTCTGATTCATGCACGAAAGAAGCTATAAATTATGAAAAAGGACCAATAGCGAGTTCTCTTCCGTCCGAACCTATGATAAGAGTGTGGGATATCGAGACTTCAAAAGAGATTAAACAAATAAAAGTACCTACAGATCGAATACGCAGTTTCTGTTTAAATCCAATTGATGAACAAATCGCGATTTCAAATAGAAAAGAGATAATAGTTACTGACTTAAATGGGACTATATTGAAGAAAAAAGAAGCTCACGGAAAAGTTTCATATGATGCCTCTGAAGAAATTTCGTGGAGTCCCGATGGCAGGTATATAGCTTTTGAATCAAGAACTGAATATGATAACGCAGGTATGATAGAAATATGGGACATCAAAAATGACAAAATTCTACATTCCATTTCATTTAAGAGTGATCAAGAGAATACATTGCCGAATAAGAGAAACAGTATGACAAATTTTGAGTATGACATATATTCTCTTGTATTTAGTCCTGACAGCAAAAAAATAATAGCGGGTATTAATTTTTCCTTTAAATCAAACAAAACTTTAAGAGTTTTAGATGTGCAAACAGGCAGCGAATTGTCAATTTTTGGAGACCAAACTTCGATTGTAACTGATTTGTCGATTAGTCCTGATGGAAAATATATAGCTACATGTTCAGGAGATTCTGTAAATGGAGACAGTGAAATTAAAATATGGGATATGGAAATGGGCAAAGTAAAAAACATTTTGAAAGGTCATTCAGGCAGTGTTGAAAGTGTTTCATACAGTCCGGACGGCAAAAGAATTGTTACCGGGTCAATCGATGGAACGATTAAAATCTGGGATGCAGATTTCGGCAAAGAGCTTTTTAGTATAGGTCAGCAGAACGGAGTACTGGAAAGCTATAAAGCAAAATTCTCACCAAATGGGGAAAAACTGGCAGTATGGGGAGGATGGTCGGGATTTCGTAATACAAATGATATCAGAATACTAACCGCATCTTCAAAAGAGGACGCAGAGAAATGGAAACAGGGGGAAATAAATAAAAGTCAAGCTGCAAAACAGACTAAAGTTTCCGAAGAAGAGGATTTTTTGAATGCAGTTAGAAAGGGGGATAAGGCAAAGTTGAAAGATTACTTTGTTAAAGAAAAATATTGGGGACAATTTTATAGTTCACCATGGGAGCAGGCCATTAAGCTGCATGCTGATGCCAATACGTTCGAACTTTTAATTGAGATGGGAGCCGATGTAAACAAATATGAACCTCTCTGGAAGGCGGTGGAAGCGGGTGATTCAACGGCAGTAAGGGTTTTGGTGGAGCACGGGGCTCAAATGGAAGCAGAAGGGATGAATCATTCTACACCACTTCATCTTGCGGCCAAAAACGGAAACAGGGAAATTGTGGAATATCTTATTGCGCGTGGGGCAGATATCAATAGGTTTAATGATTCAGACGAAACACCTCTCGTTTTAGCTCTTGAAAATGGTCATTTGAAAGTTACAGAACTACTAATAAATAAAGGAGCGGAAGTAAACTTAGAAGTAACTCGTAATCCATTGGATTATGCACGGAAAAATGGATATATCGAAATTGCAAAATTAATCGAGGAGAAAGGCGGAGCGTCGCGCAATGAAATTATGAAAATCTTCGATGCTATAAAATATGGAACAATCGAACAATTACAACAAATTCTGAATGAACATCCTAATTTTGTAAATTCTATGGAAGATTCGAGGACAACACCAATTATTGCAGCAGTGCGTAAAGGTAAAGTTGAAAAGGTAAAGTTGCTGATAGAAAAAGGAGCACAATTAAATCTTGCCGATAAAGATGGTATGGCGCCAATTCATCATGCAGCGGAAAAAGGTGAAAAAGAAATTATAGAAATTCTTGTTAAAAACGGCGCGGATATAAATCTTGAATCCGATGAGGACGAATGTACGGCTCTTGGTTTTGCGATATCAAAGAGGCATAAAGAAGCAGTTGAAGTTCTGCTGAATAATGGAGCCAATATAAATTATCAAAACAATTATCCAGCCTATACACCTCTTCATTTTGCAGTAAAATCTGACAACAATGATATAGTTCAATTTCTCATATCAAAGGGAGCAGATACTAATCGCACAAATTCTCTTGGCGAAACACCATTACATTATGCAAAATCAGAAGCAATGAAACAGATACTAATTTTAAATGGAGGAATTAATTTATCAGATTTGACAAAAGCGATAAAAGATAAAAATTGTGAAAAGATTTCAGAATTTTTAAAAAGAAGCCCCTGCCTTGCCAATTCAGGTTTATATGAAACTTCATTGGAAAAGGCTATTAAAACCGATGATATCGAAATTGTTAAAATGTTTCTCGATGCAGGGGCAGATGTTAACATTAAAAATGGAAATGGAAGATATCCGCTCGAAGAATCACTGGAATACGATGTTAAGGATGCCAATATAGCGATGCTGCTAATAGATAAAGGGGCGAATATAAATGTCAGCGAATGGTATTCGCAAAAAACGCCGCTTCATACGGCCATAGAAAGAGGAAATGTTGAACTTGTCAGGATGTTGCTTGATAAAGGCGCTGATACAAATAAAAAATGCATCAATTACGGCACTCCGCTTAATATGGCAATGCAGCTCGGTAAATTGAAAATTGTAGCTATTCTTAATAAACACGGCAATACCAGGTAGCTCAGAAAATGGTGCAATATTTAGTTTTCTAATTTCATAAAAAAAGCCCCTTAAGTTTAAGGGGCTTTTCGCTGGATGCTTTCAAATTTTTCAGTTCCAGTCGATGCTTTCCGACTGACTCTGCAGTTCCTGCAGATGTTTTTCAATTTGTTCGGCCTTTTTACTTTTTATGGTTTCAAGCTCGGCCTGGCTCTTGTTTACGGCCTGCTGGAGTTCTTCGAGTTTCTTTTTGAGCTCTTCATACCTAAGCTGTTTCTTCTGAACAATCAGGTCGAATCTTTCCCCAAGTACAGTTCTTAATTGCTCGGTCAGTTCTTTTTTCTTCGCTTCATCCGTTGTGCCTTTAAGCTGTTCGAGCAATTCATTCCGTTTCTGTTTCAGAACAAGGTCCTTCCTGAGCACCTCGGCGAGAGCGGGATTAGCCTGTTCGGCATCGATAATCTGGCGGTAATTTTTCATTTCCAGCATCATTCTTCTCATATAGCCCTTAGGGTCTGTTTCCTTCAATGCCGCCAGTTCCTTTGCTTTTTCAGGTTCGTTTTTCTCGAGCCAGGCCGTCATTTCGTTTTCCCTGGCCTGCATATGCTCACGAACCTTCTCTCTGCCCATCATGCCCTGCATTGACTCCCTGTCGTCTCTCATATCCATAGGCTGTTCTCCGCCCATAGGCCCCTGACGACGAGGCTGGTTCGATTCAAAACCGGCTTGCTTTGCCATATAATCCCGTGCGGATTTTCTGATTTCCATACGGAAAAGTTTCGGGTTTTCATCGCGGAGCTTTTCAAGTCTTGCCCCTTCTTCCGGGTTATCGCTTTTGATTTTTTCAAGGATGTCGTTAAAGTATTCTTCGCCGCGCATAACTCTTTGTGCTGCAGGTTCCGGTGCGACTGCCGTCTCATTCGGCGATGCGACCTGAGGCACAGCGGCAGGCTCCTCAGCCTGTAACGTGCAGACAGTCAGAAGAATAACAGGCAGGGACAATAAAATTATTTTTACTGTCGTTTTCATTTTTTTCATCCTTTCCAAAAAAAGTTTTCAGTATCTATTATTTCAGTTTCAACATTTCCGACCTGCTCGGCAAGTCTTCCATTCGTGCCGTCATCTTCATTCAGACGAACGGCGAAAAGTTCGCCTCTGAGCAGTTCAATTTCTTTTTCCAGGGCGGCTATACTGCTGTCAACCTGCGACAGAGACGCCTGATAGCCGTTTTGAGCATAATTGTCAGCGGGCTTTTTCCCGCCTGTGTCCTGAAGCAGAAGTACGGCGCCAATAATAACTACCGCCGCCACCGCTGCCGTCTTGACAAAAATAGTCAAAAACGCGATGCGTTTTTGTTTTCGGCTGATTTGCAATTTAATCCTGTCGACAGTTTCCTGCGAAATTTTCGGAGCCAGGAATTTTTCAAACAGCCGGTCGGTTTCGGCAATATCAATTTTTATCCGCTCAACCTCGCCGGCTGAGTAGAATTTCGACAGCAGAACATCGATATTTTCTTTTTTATTTTCAGCCATCGGATTCTTCCATTAACTGCCGCAGCTTTTTAAGGCCGCGATGAACTTTCGAGAGTACAGTGCCAATCGGCTCATTTCGCATTTGAGCCATTTCTTCAAAGCTTAACTGCGAATAATAACGCATAACGATTATTTCGGCTGTTTCGGGCTCGAGCCTTTGCAATTGCCGGGTTAATTTATCTGTCATAACATCATTTTTATTAGACAGTTGCGTTTCAGGTTCGGCCTGTTCTTCAATACGAGAAAGCATCTTTTCACGGCGTTTTTTAGACCGTAAATAGTCGGTAAACAGGTTAGAAGCCATCCTGAAAAGCCAGGGTTCGAATGTTTCCGGCCGGCAGGAGCCGATTTTCTCAACCATTTTTAAAAAGAGCTCGCCAAGCAATTCGCTGGCATCATCACGGTTGTACGTTAATCTGTAAAGATAGCTGAATAAACGAGTTGAATAAATATCCACCAGTCGGGAAAAAGCCTGTTTATCGCCCTTACGAGCGAGCAAAACGATGTCTTCAATTTTTTCAGGGCTGGCCATTTCTCGTTTTTTCATAAATATAGACGGTTTATAATCTTCTTATATTGCATAATATTTGCAATTTCCCCCATTCCGCAAAGATTTTATTTTAGGACCCTGGCTCATTAAAACGAGCCGAGGTCCTGATGATAAAATTTTTTCAGTTCATTATATAAATCCGGATGAACCTGTTTCAGTTCTGTGGGTTTTTCAAAAAAGAATTCCGTAGCAACGGCGAAAAATTCGGCCGGGTCAATCGCGCCGTACTTATTTAAAAAAGCAGGATTATTCCTCTGGGCCGCCTGTCTGAGCAGTTCATAATCCTTTCGCAATACGCGAGCCCATGCGATATAGCTCGAAGTATTTTTAAGAACTTCGCTGTCGTCGCCCCTGCCGCTGGAACTGTCAATCTGATGCGCGAACTCGTGGAATACGACGTTCTGGCCGTCGTTAACATCGGCAGCGCCGTGCCTGACATCGTCCCACGAAAGAACAATAGAACCGCGGCTGTGAGATTCGCCAAGCAGAACCTGCGGACCTTCGGCGATAACTCCGCCGGGCAAATACTCGGCGCGATTCGCTATAAAGGCGTGGGGATAAACGAGGACAGAAGAAAGGCCGGGATAGTAATCGGTTTTGCGATGAAGAAGAAGCATACAGGCCTGTGCGGCGATGACAACTTTTATTTCATCGGTTATCTTAAGTCCGCCGCAGCCTTCGAAATGTTTTTCAGCGATGAAGACAAGAATATGCTTCTGCAGTTCTGTCTTGTCCGCGACGGGAAGGCGGTTATATAGCGGCACATTGCTTTCGATGATTCGCAGCCAATGCGAAGGGAACTGCCGACTGGCAATTCGATTCCGCCGCCATTTTTTGAACCAGAACATATCCTTTAACCTTTTGTCATTCAGGAATAAAAAACCATTTGATAAACCAAAGGGCTAAATAAGTTTGTCGGGTTTGGCTTTGCCAAAAAGCCAGATAAGCAAAAAACCGCCAAGCAACATCGCGATGCTCAGGTTCTGCGAAATGGTAAGGCCATTTGCCTGAAACGGATTATCATCGCGCAAAAATTCAATAAAGAACCGCATAATTCCGTAAACAATAAACATCAATGCAAACGTAATGCCGGGTCTGAAAAAAAACGGAATTGTTTTGCCGATGCTTTGCAGACGAATGCCCCTCTTGCGATGAATATAAAGCAGGATACAGCCGAGGAGAGCTGAAATCGATTCGAAAATCTGAGTAGGCCAAACAGGTAAACAACGATACGGGCCCCGCGTTACCTCAAATTTTTCCTGCGGGTTCAATAAATCTTTTGGTTTCAAATAATAATAACCATTATCGATGTTGAAGAAATCGTCCGGCAACTCGATATGAGGTTTTTCTCTGTTCCTCGAAAAATCAGGCCTAACCTGACTTTGATAAGCAAGCGAGCCGTAAGGAAAACGCACTGAAAAAGGACAACTGGTCGGTTTGCCGAAACAGCAGCCGTTGAGAAAACAGCCGATCCTGCCGAAGACAAGAGCCAGCATAAGGCCTATCGCAAGGATGTCGAGATATCGCCGAACGGGAAGCTTCTGCGTCCAGAGGTAAAGAACAATAACGAAAATGGAAAGAAACACCCCGCCCAGTAATTCCAGCCCGCCGTTCCAGACGGCGAAAATATCAATCAGCCTTGCGCCGCGAAACTGCTGCCAGTAATGAACGACATAAAAAAGCCTTGCGCCGACTATTCCCGCGATAAGCGAATACAAAGCCGCCGTCGTTATGTGCTCGGTATTTTTCTGCCCCATACTGCGCGAAAGCCTGCGGATAATAAATATAGCCGCGACAAAACCGCAGACCATAAGCAGACCGTAGCTTTTAACAGTTAAATCTGTGAACGGAATTCTAAATAACTCAGGATGCACACAAACCTTTAAATAAAATTTTAACTTCCCCCAAAGGGGTCTTAGACAACATCGAACGCTGGACGTTAAATTCAGATGGTTTCTTTAATACCATTCTTTTCGTTTGCAACGATAACTTTCGGCTTATGACTTTTCGCCTCGTCAGGTGTAAGCCAGGCAAAGCCCATTATGATGACAATGTCGCCTTTCTTCATAAGCCTGGCGGCTGCGCCGAGTATGGATATTTTCCCAGAGCCGCTCTTTTCCGGCACAACATAAGTCTCAAGCCGATTGCCGTTGGTAACATCAGCGACAAGAACCGATTCGTAAGGCACTATGCCGATGGCATCCATCAACGCTGAATCTATGCCGATACTTCCCGGATAGTCTATAAGTGAATCGGTTACTGTGGCCCTGTGAATTTTGCTCTTCAATACTTTAATCAACATTATATATCACCAGAAATAATAAAATTGCGGAAACCGTAATATTTTAATCAAGGATTACTTAACATCAAGCACAATATTATCAATCAGCCGGGTAGAGCCCAATTTTACCGCCATCGCAATCAGGATTTTGCCTTTCACCTCGGCAGGTTCATCGAGCGTTTTCGCGTCAACAACGCTTATATACTCAATTTTTATGCGTTTGCTGATTTTAAGGATTTTCTCCATCTCGCTTATAATCTCGCTGCTTTTACACACACCTGCCGCGATAAATATTTCCGCTTCCTGCAGGGCGGCGTATAATAATGCCGCATCTTTTCTTTCGTCGGGATTGAGATATTTATTCCTGCTGCTCATCGCAAGGCCGTCTTTTTCACGAAAGGTCGGACAAACAACAATTTTCAAAGGCATATTCAAATCCGTGACCATCCGCTGGACAACAAGAACCTGCTGGGCGTCCTTCTGTCCGAAAAAAGCAATGTTCGGCTGAACAATATTAAAAAGTTTGGCACAAACAGTCGCGACGCCTCTGAAATGGCCGGGCCTGCTTTTGCCGCATAAAGGTTCGCTGAGCTTTTCAACGTTTATCCATGTAAGATTTTGTTCGGGATACATTTCTTCCGCCGAAGGCGCAAAAACAACATTAACACCGCAATCTTTACAGGCCTTTACATCCGCGTCAAATGGACGAGGATATTTGGCAAGGTCTTCGCCGGGGCAGAACTGCGTCGGATTTACAAAAATACTGGCAACAACAAAGTCGGTTTGCTTTTTCGCGGCCTTTATCAGCGAAAGATGGCCTTCGTGCAGGGCGCCCATTGTCGGCACAAAACCGATTTTTTTGCCGGCAGATTTGGCCTCGGAAATAATTTTTCTTGTTTGTTCTATGGTTTTTATAATCTTCATAATTTTTTAATTACCGCTCTCTTACGGTCGCGGCTCGGTTATTTACCAATGTAATAATTTATTTTTTCGCCAATCTCTTCGACCTGCTGTTTTTGGCGAAAATCGACGGACTCGGCATTTAACGTTATGACCGGGCAGCGGTCGAATTCCCCAAAAAGTTTGTCATATCCTGTATGAAGTTTTTCGAGAAAATTCAAATCGATACCCCGCTCGTAAGGACGGCTGCGCTGCTTTATACGCTTCAGACAGCCTGCAGGAGAAGATTTAAGATGTATCACAATCGAAGGCTGCGCAACTGTCCTGCTCATCACGGCATTAATTTTCCTGTATATCTCGAACTGCATCGAATCAAGCCAGAGCCGGGCGTATATCATTTCCTTTTCCATTATATAGTCGCTTACGGAATCGGTATCCGCGGGCAAATTTTCCCGCTTCAATTGTTCGCACCGGCTTAGTAAAAAATATAACTGGCTGTCGAGAGCAAAGGATTTCTGGCCGGCGTAAACCTTCGCCAAAAAAGGATTGCTGTCGTAAGCTTCTTTTATCAGGTTAAAACCAAATATGTTTTTCAAACCTTCGGCAAGAGTTGTTTTTCCTGCGCCGATTACGCCCGCAACCGAAATGAGTTTCGGCTTACCGGCATCGATATAAAAATTCTTTCCGCTCAGTCTGCTGTAAAGAACAGCGGCGGTTTCCTTAAGCACAGGATGAATAACCTGCGAATCTATCTGGCAAAGTCCTTTAAGGACAAACGACCTCAAATGCATCTGCCGATGCGGTATAATAAGGTCTTTCTTGTGAATGATTTTATTGCCGAACAGCAGGATATCAAGGTCAATCGTCCTGTTCGACCATTTTTCCGCGGTTTTTTTTCTGCCCAGAGACGCTTCAATCTTTTTCAAAACCTTCAGCAGTTTGTTGGCCTTAAAAGTTGTTTTAATTTCCGCAACAAGGTTGAAATAATTTCGCTGTTTTTTTTCAGCCTGTGGTGAGCCTGCCGAATCCACAAGCGGTTTTGTTTCCGTCACGTCGCTTGTACGAAAAAGTTTTATATGCTTATCGGCGGCAATCGCATCAAGAGCCTTGGTTATATTCTTTTTCCTATCGCCAAGATTGCTGCCAAGGCCGATATATGCTGTTGTCTCGCCGGACATTAGTATTCCTTTACAGTTTTTTTATTCGTTCCATGGCTTGAGCCACATTGTTCGGATTGCCGAATGCGCTTAATCTTACGAAGCCTTCGCCTGCCGAGCCGAAACCGCTGCCGGGCGTGCATACAACGTTCGCTTTTTCGAGCAGATAGTCGAAAAATTCCCACGAAGTCATTTTGTTTTTTGTTTTGAGCCAGACATACGGCGCGTTTACGCCGCCATAAACTTCGTAGCCGATTTTTTCGAGCGTACTTCTGATAAGCGCGGCGTTGGACATATAAAGTTCGATAATTTTGCGAACCTGTTTTTTGCCCTGGTCGGTATAAACCGCCGCGGCAGCAGATTGCGAAACAAAACTTGCGCCATTGAATTTCGTACAATGCCTTCTGTTCCATATCGGATTTACCTGGACAGTTTTCCCGTCAGAGGCCCACGCTTTCAATTCTTTTGGTACAACTGTAAATGCGCATCTTAGTCCGGTAAAACCGGCTGTTTTACTGAAAGAACGAAACTCAACCGCGACCTCTTTGGCGCCCTGTATTTCGTATATCGAGTGAGGAAAAATATTATCGGATATAAAGGCCTCATAAGCGGCATCGAATAAAATTATCGCTTTATTGTCTCTTGCGTAATCGACCCATTTTTTTAGCTGTTCTTTTGTGGCGACCGCACCGGTCGGATTATTCGGAAAACAGAGATAAATCAGGTTAACTTTCTCTTTCGGAAGTTGTGGTACAAAATTATTATCGGGCGTGCAGGGCATATAAACAATTCCGCCGAACCGTCCGTCTTTATCGATTTTGCCGGTTCTGCCGGCCATAACGTTTGTATCGACATAAACAGGATAGACAGGGTCTGTTACGGCAATCACATTATCGATGCCGAAAATTTCCTGAAAATTTCCGGTATCGCATTTTGCGCCATCGCTTACAAAAACTTCTGTCTTTTCGAGAGTTACACCTCTGCTCTTATAGTCATTGGCAATTATGGCCTCTATCAAAAAGTCATAACCCTGTTCCGGGCCATAACCTTTGACACTTTCCCTGCTGCCCATCTGGTCAACGGCTTTATGCATAGCCTCTACAATTGCGGGAGGCAACGGCTCTGTTACGTCTCCAATTCCAAGTCTGATAATGTTGGTATCAGGGTTTTTTTCTGAAAATATTTTAACCCTGCGCGAGATTTCCGGGAAAAGATAGCCCGACTGCAGCTTCAGATAGTTAGCGTTAATCTTAATCATAGTAATTCCATTAAAGTCAATAAAATGAACAAGTTATATTACGGAAAAATTAAGCCGATATACCCTGCGATATCGCAGAAAGTGTACGTTAAATTACAGGCAGTTTCAGTAACTGTCAATAAATAACGGAAGTTCTTTTACCAGAAAGGCTTGCTGAAGGCGTTATAATGATGTTTTTGTCTTGCAATAGGCTGAAAAGTTTGATAAAATTTGTAATCTGTTTGGGGCTCAAGGAAGAGGAACACTCTGCCGCTTTGGCCGGTAAAATGGACTGCCGGTATATGGGCGAAGCAGGATTCTCGGAACAGACTTTTTTGAAACGACTCAGCCTGATACCAAAAATATTGCGCTTAAAGTTTATACTTTTTTCAGGATTGGAAAATGATTAACTCAAAAAAAATCGAAGGTCACTCAAATTTGTCAGGATGGAGCAAATTTACCATGAATACAAAACTTATTTTCGGTTTAACTTTAACACTCTTCTTAACCACTATCTCAACAGCAGCGGTCTATGTACCCGCGGATTACGGCACAATCCAGGGAGCCATCGACGCTGTGTTGGATGACGGCAACGAAGTCATCGTCGCAGATGGTACTTACTACGAATACGACCTTCACTTTAACGGAGTTTTAATAACCGTTCGCAGCGAAAACGGTCCTGCAAACTGTATTATCGACTGTCAGGGGAATGGCCGCGGATTCTCTTTCGATAACAGTGAAACCCCGGCTACCGTTGTTCAGGGCTTTACAATAATAAACGGCAGCGCAGACTTCGGCGGTGCAATCGAATGCTTTGAAGCTTCGCCGACAATAGATAACTGCATCATAAAAAATAACTACGCAGATTTCGGCGGTGCCATAGACTGCCTTAACGCTTCACCTGTCATCATAAATTGCCGTATAACCAATAACTATTCCTACTACGACGGCGGCGCTATAGAGTGCGGCAGTGAATCAAGACCTGAAATAACAAACTGTCTTATAGCCGATAACACTTCGGACGGATACGGCGGCGCCATAGACAACTATGGTTTGTCTCAGCCTGTAATTATAAATTGCACAATCGTAAATAACACAGGCGATAACGGCTTTGGCGGCATTTATTCCGCCGACGCAAGTGTGGTAATAAGAAATTCTATCCTGTGGAATAACGTGGATGACATATACGGCTCGGCAGCAGCAACATATTCCTGCGTTCAGGACGGCATCGCGGGAACAGAAAATATAAATACTGACCCGCTGTTCAGAACGGGTCCTTTAGGCAACTATTATTTAAGCCAGATTTCAGCAGGACAGCTTGCAAACAGTGACTGCATCAATAGAGGCATGGAACTGGCCGACGTGATTTTCGGGCCGGGACATTCCTTTACCACCAGAACTGATAATACGCCGGACATCAGCAAGGTAGATATGGGCTTCCATTATCCTTATGGCGGACCAACCCTACAGTATAAACTAACGACAAAAGCCGATCCGAATACAGCCGGCACAGTAAACCCGAATCATCCGGCTCCCGGTCAGGATTACAAGCAGTACACTGAAAAACTTATTACGGCAACAGCGGCCGGCAATTATAAACTTCTCCGGTGGATTGACGCAAATACTGCTACTTACAATCCTCTTGTTCCGGCTACATACCATACTACGCCGGGATTAAATAA
This DNA window, taken from Phycisphaerae bacterium, encodes the following:
- the panC gene encoding pantoate--beta-alanine ligase, with translation MKIIKTIEQTRKIISEAKSAGKKIGFVPTMGALHEGHLSLIKAAKKQTDFVVASIFVNPTQFCPGEDLAKYPRPFDADVKACKDCGVNVVFAPSAEEMYPEQNLTWINVEKLSEPLCGKSRPGHFRGVATVCAKLFNIVQPNIAFFGQKDAQQVLVVQRMVTDLNMPLKIVVCPTFREKDGLAMSSRNKYLNPDERKDAALLYAALQEAEIFIAAGVCKSSEIISEMEKILKISKRIKIEYISVVDAKTLDEPAEVKGKILIAMAVKLGSTRLIDNIVLDVK
- a CDS encoding LL-diaminopimelate aminotransferase, which gives rise to MIKINANYLKLQSGYLFPEISRRVKIFSEKNPDTNIIRLGIGDVTEPLPPAIVEAMHKAVDQMGSRESVKGYGPEQGYDFLIEAIIANDYKSRGVTLEKTEVFVSDGAKCDTGNFQEIFGIDNVIAVTDPVYPVYVDTNVMAGRTGKIDKDGRFGGIVYMPCTPDNNFVPQLPKEKVNLIYLCFPNNPTGAVATKEQLKKWVDYARDNKAIILFDAAYEAFISDNIFPHSIYEIQGAKEVAVEFRSFSKTAGFTGLRCAFTVVPKELKAWASDGKTVQVNPIWNRRHCTKFNGASFVSQSAAAAVYTDQGKKQVRKIIELYMSNAALIRSTLEKIGYEVYGGVNAPYVWLKTKNKMTSWEFFDYLLEKANVVCTPGSGFGSAGEGFVRLSAFGNPNNVAQAMERIKKL
- the folK gene encoding 2-amino-4-hydroxy-6-hydroxymethyldihydropteridine diphosphokinase; its protein translation is MSGETTAYIGLGSNLGDRKKNITKALDAIAADKHIKLFRTSDVTETKPLVDSAGSPQAEKKQRNYFNLVAEIKTTFKANKLLKVLKKIEASLGRKKTAEKWSNRTIDLDILLFGNKIIHKKDLIIPHRQMHLRSFVLKGLCQIDSQVIHPVLKETAAVLYSRLSGKNFYIDAGKPKLISVAGVIGAGKTTLAEGLKNIFGFNLIKEAYDSNPFLAKVYAGQKSFALDSQLYFLLSRCEQLKRENLPADTDSVSDYIMEKEMIYARLWLDSMQFEIYRKINAVMSRTVAQPSIVIHLKSSPAGCLKRIKQRSRPYERGIDLNFLEKLHTGYDKLFGEFDRCPVITLNAESVDFRQKQQVEEIGEKINYYIGK
- the panD gene encoding aspartate 1-decarboxylase — protein: MLIKVLKSKIHRATVTDSLIDYPGSIGIDSALMDAIGIVPYESVLVADVTNGNRLETYVVPEKSGSGKISILGAAARLMKKGDIVIIMGFAWLTPDEAKSHKPKVIVANEKNGIKETI